CTGCCTCGCCGGCGACGCGCGACAGCTTCCGCAAGAAGCTGCGTGACGGCCAGCTCGACGACAAGGAAATCGAGATCGAAGTGGCCGATACCGGCTCCGGCATGCCCGGCGGCTTCGAGATCCCCGGCATGCCCGGCGCCAATATCGGCGTGCTCAACCTTTCTGAAATGTTCGGCAAGGCCATGGGCGGCCGCACCAAGAAGGTGCGCACGACGGTCAAGGATTCCTACAAGGAGCTGATCCGCGACGAGTCCGACAAGCTGATCGACAATGAGGCGATCCAGCGCGAAGCCGTGCAATCGGCCGAAAATGACGGCATCGTCTTCCTCGACGAGATCGACAAGATCGCCGCCCGCGACGGCGGCATGGGTGCCGGCGTCTCCCGCGAAGGCGTGCAGCGTGACCTGCTGCCGCTTGTGGAAGGTACGACCGTTTCGACGAAGTATGGTCCGGTCAAGACCGACCATATCCTCTTCATTGCGTCCGGCGCGTTCCACGTTTCGAAGCCTTCGGATCTTCTGCCGGAACTGCAGGGCCGCCTGCCAATCCGGGTCGAGCTCCGTCCGCTGACCAAGGAAGACTTCCGCCGCATCCTGACCGAACCGCAGGCAAGCCTCATCCGCCAGTACAAGGCGCTAATGGAAACGGAAGACCTGAAGCTCGACTTCACCGACGATGCCATCGACGCGCTCGCCGATGTTGCCGTGCATCTGAACTCCACCGTCGAGAATATCGGCGCCCGTCGCCTGCAGACGGTCATGGAGCGGGTGCTGGACGAGATCTCCTATAACGCCTCGGATCGTGCCGGCGTATCGGTGACTATCGATGCCGCCTATGTCCGCGAGCATGTCGGCGACCTCGCAACGAACACCGATCTGTCCCGCTTCATTCTGTAAGCCGGCGGGTGAAGGCGATCTAAAACAGTAAATACTCGACAACGGGCCGTTAACTTTTTAGTTAGGGGCCCGTTTCCTTATGTCGGATGGCTTTATTCGGCCAAGATTGTCCGCCAGTCCGTCGCTCGGAAACATCGGTTGAAACTTCGACAGGACGGCCATCTTGCGACGCATACTGATCACCCTTCTTCTGGCGGTCGCCAGCTTCTCCTGGATACCAGCCTATGCGGATGCGGCGACCGTGGTGCCGCCGGGCAACCGCAATGCCGAGCAGCCGCCGGTTCCCGGTGCCTCCGTCCGGCGTACGCGCGGCACGAATTCGACCTTTGAACGCAAGTACCAGAAGGTGCGGGAACTGCTGGCGACCGATACGAAGCTGATGGCAAAGATCAAGTCGACGGCACGCGCCTATGGCATCGATCCGATCCACATCATCGGCGCGCTGGTCGGCGAGCATACCTACAATGTCGACGCCTATGACGGCCTGCAGTCCTACTACGTCAAGGCTGCCTCCTATGCCGGCCAGAGCTTCCGTTTCGCCTACAACGGCGAAAACGTCGATGATTTCGTGGCCCGGCCGCAATTCGATGCCTGCAAGGGCAGGCAAGATTCCTACAGCCTCTGGACCTGCCGCGAGGATGTCTGGGAAGACGATTTCCGCGGCAAGACGGTTGGCGGCAAGTCCTATCCTGACAATCGCTTCAGCGCCGTCTTCTTCCAGCCCTTCTATGCCGGCCAGACCTTCGGCCTCGGCCAAGTCAATCCGCTGACGGCGCTTGAGCTGTCGGATCTCGTCAGCCGCACCTCGGGGATTCCGAAGCTGAATGAGAAGGATGCCGGCGGCGTCTACAAGGCGATCATGGACCCCGATCTGTCGCTCGCTTTCGTCGCCGCCTCGATCCGCAAGTCGATCGACGACTATCGCTCGATCGCCGGCATGGATATTTCGGGCAATCCGGGCATTACCGCGACGCTCTACAATCTCGGCAATTCCCGCAAGCGCGCTGCTGCCCTTGCTGCCAAGAACCGCGGCTCTTCGCAGCCAGTCTGGCCGGAAGAAAATTACTATGGCTGGCTCATCAATGATAAGCTCAGCGACCTGAAGTCGCTTTTATAAGCGCGCAGCGCGACGTTTTATCGTCTGGATTTCGCAGGCGGCATTCGCCATATCGAACGGGTGCGCCGCTCTGACTGCGTTCGTTCGGCAATGGCTGCTTTTCGAGGAGAATTGATCTGATGGACATGATTCCGGAAGCCTTCTCCCCACCGGCACCGATCCCGCGCACCGTGCCGCCATCGCGATTGACGATCATCCGCACGATCCTGCGCAATCCGCTCGAACTCTGGGGCGAGCCCTCCTATACGCTGCCCTGGATCAAGACCAAGTTCTTCAACGAGCGGACGCTCATCGTCAATGATCCCGGCCTGATCAAGCATGTTCTGGTCGACAATGCCGCCAACTACCGCATGGCCGATATCCGTCAGCTCGTACTCCGGCCCATTCTGCGCGATGGCCTGCTGACGGCGGAGGGGCCGGTCTGGAAGCGCTCGCGCAAGGCGGTGGCGCCGGTGTTCACGCCGCGCCATGCCCAGGGTTTCGCCGGCCAGATGCTGAGCCAAAGCCTGGACTATCTGCATAAATACGATGATATCGGCAAGGAAGGCGGGGTGTTCGATATCGCTGCCGACATGACCGAGCTGACCTTCGCCATTCTGGCGGAGACCTTGTTTTCCGGCGAAATCGTCACCGAAGGCGAGCATTTCGCCGATGAGGTCAATGAGCTCCTGCATCGCATGGGCAGAGTCGACCCCATGGATCTCCTGCGCGCACCTGCCTGGGTGCCGCGCATCACCCGCATCGGCGGCCAGCGCGTGCTCGACAAATTCCGCGGCATCGTCCGCACCACCATGGATCAGCGGCTGGACAAGATGCGTCGGGATCGCGCCAGTGCGCCGGATGATTTTCTGACGCTGCTGCTCGAAAAGGCCGGTCCGGATGGACTGACCATGGAGGAGATCGAGGACAATATCCTCACTTTCATCGGCGCAGGCCACGAGACAACAGCCCGTGCCCTTGCCTGGACGCTCTATTGCGTCGCCAGCAGCCCGCATATTCGCGATGCCATGGAAGAGGAAATCGACCGCGTGCTCGCAACCGATGCCGAGCCGGTCGCCTGGCTCGACCTGATGCCGCATGTTCGCGCCGCCTTTGAGGAGGCGATGCGCCTCTATCCGCCGGCACCGTCGATCAATCGCGCCGCCATCGCCGATGACGAATGGGTAAGCGCCACGGGCGAGCGCGTGACGATGGAGAAGGGGATCACCGTCCTCATCATGCCCTGGACGCTGCATCGCCATGAGCTTTATTGGGAAAAGCCGCGCGCCTTCATGCCGGAGCGCTTTCTTCCGGAAAACCGCGCCAAGATCAATCGCTTCCAGTATCTGCCTTTTGGCGCAGGCCCCCGCGTCTGCATCGGCGCGACCTTCGCGCTTCAGGAAGCGGTCATCGCCCTCGCCGTGATGATGCGCCGCTTCCGCTTCGACCTGA
The Rhizobium sp. 11515TR DNA segment above includes these coding regions:
- a CDS encoding DUF1402 family protein, which codes for MRRILITLLLAVASFSWIPAYADAATVVPPGNRNAEQPPVPGASVRRTRGTNSTFERKYQKVRELLATDTKLMAKIKSTARAYGIDPIHIIGALVGEHTYNVDAYDGLQSYYVKAASYAGQSFRFAYNGENVDDFVARPQFDACKGRQDSYSLWTCREDVWEDDFRGKTVGGKSYPDNRFSAVFFQPFYAGQTFGLGQVNPLTALELSDLVSRTSGIPKLNEKDAGGVYKAIMDPDLSLAFVAASIRKSIDDYRSIAGMDISGNPGITATLYNLGNSRKRAAALAAKNRGSSQPVWPEENYYGWLINDKLSDLKSLL
- the hslU gene encoding ATP-dependent protease ATPase subunit HslU, producing the protein MTTFSPREIVSELDRYIVGQHEAKRAVAIALRNRWRRQQLEPELRDEVMPKNILMIGPTGVGKTEISRRLAKLAGAPFIKVEATKFTEVGYVGRDVEQIIRDLVEVGIGLVREKKRAEVQAKAHMSAEERVLDALVGATASPATRDSFRKKLRDGQLDDKEIEIEVADTGSGMPGGFEIPGMPGANIGVLNLSEMFGKAMGGRTKKVRTTVKDSYKELIRDESDKLIDNEAIQREAVQSAENDGIVFLDEIDKIAARDGGMGAGVSREGVQRDLLPLVEGTTVSTKYGPVKTDHILFIASGAFHVSKPSDLLPELQGRLPIRVELRPLTKEDFRRILTEPQASLIRQYKALMETEDLKLDFTDDAIDALADVAVHLNSTVENIGARRLQTVMERVLDEISYNASDRAGVSVTIDAAYVREHVGDLATNTDLSRFIL
- a CDS encoding cytochrome P450, giving the protein MDMIPEAFSPPAPIPRTVPPSRLTIIRTILRNPLELWGEPSYTLPWIKTKFFNERTLIVNDPGLIKHVLVDNAANYRMADIRQLVLRPILRDGLLTAEGPVWKRSRKAVAPVFTPRHAQGFAGQMLSQSLDYLHKYDDIGKEGGVFDIAADMTELTFAILAETLFSGEIVTEGEHFADEVNELLHRMGRVDPMDLLRAPAWVPRITRIGGQRVLDKFRGIVRTTMDQRLDKMRRDRASAPDDFLTLLLEKAGPDGLTMEEIEDNILTFIGAGHETTARALAWTLYCVASSPHIRDAMEEEIDRVLATDAEPVAWLDLMPHVRAAFEEAMRLYPPAPSINRAAIADDEWVSATGERVTMEKGITVLIMPWTLHRHELYWEKPRAFMPERFLPENRAKINRFQYLPFGAGPRVCIGATFALQEAVIALAVMMRRFRFDLTEETNPWPVQKLTTQPRGGLPMRVTRR